A genome region from Yoonia vestfoldensis includes the following:
- a CDS encoding ABC transporter permease, with protein MKSVLPILTIVAAILLIWVLAVVPMNMHLTADQAQRDGLAVTPATPAERQAYSGLGLSIANPDLIPLTYHLERPRLPSPHQVVGEMWNTIALQNITSRRSLVYHGWVTLSSTLVGFVIGTTLGILLAIGIVHNRAMDMSVMPWAIASQTIPILALAPMIIVMMGQFGIQGLLPKAVISAYLSFFPVVVGMVKGLRSPDAMQLDLLRTYHASAGQGFWKLRLPASVPYLFASFKIGISAALVGAIVAELPTGARAGFGARMLVGDQYGNPLVTWAALFAAAITAAALVAIFTAMERLTLRRMGMAAA; from the coding sequence ATGAAATCGGTCTTGCCGATCCTGACCATCGTGGCTGCGATCCTGTTGATCTGGGTCTTGGCAGTCGTGCCGATGAATATGCATCTGACCGCCGATCAGGCGCAGCGCGACGGCTTGGCCGTGACCCCTGCGACCCCGGCGGAACGCCAGGCTTATTCCGGTCTGGGGCTGAGTATCGCCAATCCGGATCTGATCCCGCTGACCTATCATCTGGAGCGGCCGCGCCTGCCCTCGCCGCATCAGGTGGTGGGCGAGATGTGGAACACCATCGCCTTGCAGAATATCACCTCGCGCCGGTCGCTGGTCTATCACGGCTGGGTCACGCTTTCGTCGACATTGGTCGGCTTTGTGATCGGCACGACGCTGGGCATTCTGCTGGCTATCGGGATCGTGCATAACCGCGCCATGGATATGAGCGTGATGCCCTGGGCCATCGCCAGCCAGACCATACCCATCCTTGCCTTGGCGCCGATGATCATCGTGATGATGGGGCAGTTCGGCATTCAGGGCCTGTTGCCCAAGGCCGTGATCAGCGCCTATCTGAGCTTCTTTCCCGTTGTCGTCGGCATGGTCAAAGGCTTGCGCAGCCCCGATGCGATGCAGCTTGATCTTTTGCGCACCTATCATGCCAGCGCGGGGCAGGGGTTCTGGAAGCTGCGCCTTCCGGCCTCGGTGCCCTATCTGTTTGCCTCGTTCAAGATCGGGATTTCGGCAGCGCTGGTGGGGGCGATCGTGGCGGAATTGCCCACAGGCGCGCGCGCGGGATTTGGCGCGCGGATGCTGGTGGGGGATCAATATGGCAATCCGCTGGTGACCTGGGCCGCGCTCTTTGCGGCGGCGATCACGGCAGCGGCGCTTGTCGCGATCTTCACCGCGATGGAAAGGCTGACCCTGCGCCGCATGGGGATGGCCGCAGCATGA
- a CDS encoding peptidoglycan -binding protein, with protein MALSRRSSNRFQNAIWPGFVDAMTGILLVLMFVLSIFMVIQFTLRETITGQESELDLLSVEMATLAATLGLERDRTAMLSADLDAANAQAAQQANQIAGLIAERAAQDRALEQAQNQITGFEAQIAGLLADQRQARDTISGLEAAQDQLLSEQEALNLALAQARSEVDASAETARLAAARRAALEAMIADLETARDEDATRISTLEAERLADAAAAAALRERLQNADAELTAMTLNLERQRREAEETLTLLAAARAAQDAIAAERAAALTEAERQAALLATANAALSRQEAQSDARQRQVAVLNEQILALRNQVGNLQGLLNMAEDADRAAQVQIETLGAQLNTALARAVSEERQRIALEEAERIRLESEAARLQAEAENLERFRSDFFGQLRTVLEGQDRIRIEGDRFVFSSEVLFEVGRADLSPQGRAEIANVAGILNSIADDIPAGIDWIIRVDGHTDDIPITPGGRFADNWELSQARALSVVRFMAEDLGIPPTRLAANGFGEYQPLNPADTAQARAQNRRIELKLTER; from the coding sequence ATGGCGCTCAGCCGCAGGTCATCCAACCGTTTTCAAAACGCGATCTGGCCGGGTTTCGTGGATGCGATGACCGGCATCCTGCTGGTGCTGATGTTCGTGCTCAGTATTTTCATGGTGATCCAGTTCACGCTGCGCGAAACCATCACGGGGCAGGAATCGGAACTTGACCTCTTGTCAGTCGAAATGGCTACGCTCGCCGCGACGCTTGGGCTGGAACGCGACCGGACCGCCATGCTCAGCGCCGATCTTGACGCCGCCAATGCGCAAGCGGCCCAGCAGGCCAACCAGATCGCAGGGCTGATCGCGGAACGTGCGGCACAGGATCGGGCGCTCGAACAAGCGCAAAACCAGATCACCGGTTTCGAGGCGCAGATCGCGGGGCTATTGGCCGACCAGCGGCAGGCGCGCGACACGATTTCGGGGCTGGAGGCCGCGCAAGACCAATTGCTGTCCGAACAAGAGGCCTTGAACCTTGCCCTGGCGCAGGCGCGCAGCGAAGTTGACGCAAGTGCCGAGACCGCCCGCCTTGCCGCCGCAAGACGCGCGGCATTGGAAGCCATGATCGCCGATCTTGAAACCGCAAGGGACGAAGACGCCACCCGGATCAGCACGCTAGAGGCAGAGCGCCTTGCCGATGCAGCCGCCGCCGCCGCCCTGCGCGAAAGGCTGCAAAATGCGGATGCCGAATTGACCGCCATGACCCTGAACCTTGAACGCCAGCGCCGCGAAGCCGAGGAAACGCTGACCCTGCTTGCGGCGGCGCGTGCAGCGCAGGACGCAATCGCCGCCGAACGGGCCGCGGCATTGACCGAGGCCGAACGGCAAGCCGCGCTCTTGGCCACGGCGAATGCCGCCCTGTCCCGGCAAGAGGCCCAATCCGACGCCCGCCAACGGCAGGTCGCGGTGCTGAACGAACAGATCCTTGCGCTGCGCAATCAGGTGGGCAATCTGCAAGGCCTGCTGAACATGGCCGAAGATGCGGATCGCGCCGCGCAGGTGCAAATCGAAACGCTGGGTGCGCAGCTAAATACCGCGCTGGCGCGGGCGGTTTCCGAGGAACGGCAACGCATCGCGCTGGAAGAGGCCGAACGCATCAGGCTTGAATCAGAGGCCGCGCGCCTGCAGGCCGAGGCGGAAAACCTTGAACGGTTCCGGTCCGATTTCTTTGGCCAGCTGCGCACGGTGCTGGAAGGCCAAGACAGGATCAGGATCGAAGGCGACCGTTTCGTCTTTTCATCCGAAGTGCTGTTCGAAGTCGGGCGCGCCGACCTGTCACCGCAAGGGCGCGCCGAAATCGCCAATGTCGCGGGCATCCTGAACAGCATCGCCGATGATATCCCCGCCGGGATCGATTGGATCATCCGCGTCGACGGGCATACTGACGACATCCCGATCACCCCGGGCGGCCGTTTCGCCGATAATTGGGAACTCAGCCAGGCGCGCGCTCTCTCGGTGGTGCGGTTCATGGCAGAGGATCTGGGCATCCCGCCAACGCGGCTGGCCGCCAATGGCTTTGGTGAGTACCAGCCGCTGAACCCCGCCGATACGGCACAGGCACGCGCCCAGAACCGCCGGATCGAGCTGAAGCTGACGGAAAGGTAA
- a CDS encoding gamma-glutamylcyclotransferase — MGVTGKGRSMWVFGYGSLLWNPGFAPQRRLKARLPDYHRSFCMLSIHHRGTPDHPGLVLALDHQPGGQCTGVAFQVAPQDEAIVLAMLRERELVSSAYVEQEVPLICDSGEQITALAYVVDRNHIQYCQFDLEQQAQMIAHAVGGRGPNTEYLYNTAAHLTEMGIKDADMTWLAGRVRALTAT; from the coding sequence ATGGGCGTGACAGGAAAGGGCAGGTCTATGTGGGTTTTCGGATATGGGTCGCTGTTATGGAACCCCGGCTTTGCGCCCCAGCGGCGTCTTAAGGCCCGGCTGCCCGATTATCACCGCAGTTTTTGCATGTTGTCGATCCATCATCGCGGCACGCCTGACCATCCCGGCCTTGTGCTTGCGCTGGATCATCAGCCCGGCGGGCAATGCACGGGTGTTGCCTTTCAGGTCGCGCCCCAGGACGAAGCCATTGTCCTGGCGATGCTGCGCGAACGCGAATTGGTGTCATCGGCCTATGTCGAACAAGAGGTGCCGCTGATCTGCGACAGCGGCGAACAGATCACGGCGCTGGCCTATGTGGTGGACCGCAACCATATCCAATATTGCCAGTTCGACCTGGAACAGCAGGCACAAATGATCGCCCATGCGGTGGGCGGGCGCGGGCCGAATACCGAATATCTTTACAACACCGCCGCCCATCTGACCGAAATGGGGATCAAGGATGCCGATATGACGTGGCTGGCAGGCCGTGTTCGTGCCTTGACAGCAACATAA
- a CDS encoding ABC transporter permease yields the protein MTGTVLIPVLAVWALGWFINARLAASRVADTALVRLLVPVVFGLTFLLIWELLVRLTGVSPIVLPPPSMIADRFAHSLPILWADFQQTIIKGAMTGYVIGMVCAFVVAVLADRSDFLTRGILPVGGFMAALPIVGIAPIFVRWLGSDWQSKAAVVAVMVFFPILVNVVAGLRDTTAMQRDLMRTYGAGYWQTLFKLRLPAAMPFIFNGLKIATTLALIGAIVAEFFGSPTVGMGFRISTSVGRLALDMVWAEIVVAAIAGSALYGAVAWVEGRVTFWHPSQRK from the coding sequence ATGACCGGAACTGTGCTGATCCCTGTGCTGGCGGTCTGGGCCTTGGGCTGGTTCATCAATGCCCGCCTTGCTGCCAGCCGGGTGGCTGATACCGCGCTCGTGCGCCTGCTGGTGCCGGTGGTTTTTGGCCTGACATTCCTGCTGATCTGGGAATTGCTGGTGCGGCTGACCGGCGTCAGCCCGATCGTGCTGCCACCGCCCAGCATGATTGCCGACCGATTTGCGCATTCGCTGCCGATCCTTTGGGCGGATTTCCAGCAGACGATCATCAAGGGCGCGATGACCGGCTATGTCATCGGGATGGTCTGCGCCTTTGTCGTCGCGGTGTTGGCGGATCGGTCGGATTTCCTGACCCGCGGCATCCTGCCCGTGGGCGGGTTCATGGCGGCATTGCCCATCGTGGGTATCGCGCCGATTTTCGTGCGCTGGCTGGGCAGCGATTGGCAGTCCAAGGCGGCGGTTGTCGCTGTGATGGTGTTTTTCCCGATCCTTGTGAATGTTGTCGCAGGCCTGCGGGACACGACCGCCATGCAGCGCGACCTAATGCGCACCTATGGTGCAGGCTATTGGCAGACCCTGTTCAAGCTGCGCCTGCCCGCCGCCATGCCGTTCATCTTTAACGGATTGAAAATCGCGACGACTTTGGCGCTGATCGGGGCGATTGTTGCTGAATTTTTCGGCTCTCCCACGGTGGGAATGGGCTTTCGGATATCGACATCCGTGGGGCGGCTTGCGCTGGATATGGTCTGGGCCGAAATTGTGGTCGCAGCGATTGCCGGCAGCGCGCTTTATGGTGCTGTCGCATGGGTCGAGGGGCGGGTGACTTTCTGGCACCCATCGCAACGCAAATAA
- a CDS encoding ABC transporter substrate-binding protein, which yields MNKTMIAAALAVGLGGMAQAQDNDVSLQLQWVTQSQFAGYYVALDQGFYDEEGLNVTILPGGPDIAPPQVLAGGGADAMLNWMPSALAARERGLPVVNIAQPFKTSGLMLTCWKDTGIESVEDFRGRTIGVWFFGNEYPFLSWMAQAGIPTDGGPDGVTVLRQGFNVDPLLQREADCISTMTYNEYGQVLDAGVDPAELVTFMYEDQGVATLEDGIWVLEQNLEDPAFVEKMVRFVRASMKGWKWAEENPEAAGAIIIEYDETGAQSEAAQIRMMQEVAKLTAGSNGALDPADYERTVATLLGGGSDPVISTAPTGAWTHVITDQALN from the coding sequence ATGAACAAGACGATGATCGCGGCGGCGCTTGCCGTCGGTCTGGGCGGCATGGCCCAGGCGCAAGACAATGACGTGTCGCTGCAATTGCAGTGGGTCACGCAATCCCAGTTTGCGGGCTATTATGTCGCCCTCGATCAGGGGTTTTATGACGAAGAAGGGCTGAACGTCACCATCCTGCCCGGCGGTCCAGATATCGCGCCGCCACAGGTGCTGGCGGGCGGCGGGGCCGATGCGATGCTGAACTGGATGCCATCCGCTTTGGCCGCACGCGAACGCGGTCTGCCGGTGGTCAATATCGCCCAGCCCTTCAAGACATCGGGTCTGATGCTGACCTGCTGGAAAGATACCGGCATTGAATCGGTCGAGGATTTCCGTGGCCGCACCATCGGCGTGTGGTTCTTTGGCAATGAATATCCATTCCTCAGCTGGATGGCCCAGGCCGGTATCCCCACCGATGGCGGCCCAGATGGCGTGACCGTGCTGCGGCAGGGTTTCAACGTCGATCCGCTGTTGCAGCGCGAGGCGGATTGCATTTCCACCATGACCTACAACGAATATGGGCAGGTGCTGGATGCAGGCGTCGATCCGGCGGAACTGGTGACCTTCATGTATGAAGATCAGGGCGTCGCCACGCTCGAAGACGGGATCTGGGTGCTGGAACAGAACCTTGAAGATCCGGCTTTCGTGGAAAAGATGGTGCGTTTCGTCCGCGCCTCGATGAAGGGCTGGAAATGGGCTGAGGAAAACCCCGAAGCCGCTGGTGCCATCATCATCGAATATGATGAAACCGGTGCCCAGTCAGAGGCGGCCCAGATCCGCATGATGCAGGAAGTCGCCAAACTGACCGCCGGATCGAATGGCGCGCTGGACCCGGCCGATTACGAACGCACCGTGGCGACCTTGCTGGGCGGCGGGTCTGACCCGGTGATTTCGACCGCGCCGACCGGTGCCTGGACGCATGTGATCACCGATCAGGCGCTGAACTGA
- a CDS encoding BCD family MFS transporter codes for MTLTWPQIFRLGLVQMALGAIVVLMTSTLNRLMVVELALPAVIPGLLVALHYGVQMSRPKWGHASDTGGQRTRWIIGGMVALGAGALAATIGLMVLEASFVWGMILSIGAYAMIGMGVGASGTSLLALLATTTAPHRRAAAATITWLMMIFGIAMTAGVVGTLIDPYTPLRLIEIVAAVVLIAIGVTTLAVWGIERGLKVSREPDPTPFRAGLTEVWGEPKARNFTLFVFLAMTAYFMQELILEPYAGLVFGLTPGQTTSLSGAQNGGVFIGMLTVGIMATGLKIGALRNWVMAGCLGSAGALAIITLLGPVGPGAPILPAVVTLGFFNGMFAVAAIGSMMALAGQGRERREGTRMGLWGAAQAIAAGFGGLLGAGMADLLRLNLTDTQAFGAVFLFEACLFIAAAVVAAKIMDRKMPSATLVPGE; via the coding sequence ATGACGCTGACATGGCCACAGATTTTCCGGCTGGGCCTGGTGCAGATGGCCCTGGGCGCAATCGTGGTGCTGATGACCTCGACGCTGAACCGGCTGATGGTGGTGGAACTGGCCTTGCCTGCGGTGATCCCCGGCCTGCTGGTGGCGCTGCATTACGGCGTCCAGATGTCGCGGCCGAAATGGGGCCATGCATCAGATACCGGCGGGCAGCGCACGCGCTGGATCATCGGCGGAATGGTCGCGCTGGGGGCGGGTGCCTTGGCCGCGACGATCGGGCTGATGGTGCTCGAAGCCTCCTTTGTCTGGGGCATGATACTGTCCATCGGCGCCTATGCGATGATCGGCATGGGCGTCGGCGCATCGGGCACGTCACTGCTGGCCTTGCTGGCCACGACCACCGCACCGCACCGGCGCGCAGCGGCAGCAACGATCACATGGCTGATGATGATCTTCGGGATCGCCATGACCGCGGGCGTGGTCGGCACGCTGATCGACCCCTATACCCCCTTGCGCCTGATCGAGATCGTGGCCGCCGTCGTGCTGATCGCGATTGGCGTGACAACGCTAGCCGTCTGGGGCATCGAGCGGGGGCTGAAAGTCAGCCGCGAACCCGACCCCACCCCCTTTCGCGCAGGGCTAACAGAGGTCTGGGGCGAACCCAAGGCGCGCAATTTCACCTTATTCGTCTTTCTGGCGATGACGGCCTATTTCATGCAGGAACTGATCCTTGAACCCTATGCCGGGCTGGTTTTCGGCCTGACGCCGGGGCAGACCACGTCGCTGTCAGGGGCGCAGAACGGCGGGGTGTTCATCGGCATGTTGACCGTGGGCATCATGGCAACAGGGCTGAAAATCGGGGCTTTGCGCAATTGGGTCATGGCGGGCTGTCTGGGGTCGGCCGGTGCGCTGGCGATCATCACACTGCTGGGGCCTGTGGGGCCGGGCGCGCCGATCCTGCCTGCTGTCGTGACCTTGGGCTTTTTCAACGGCATGTTCGCTGTCGCGGCCATCGGGTCGATGATGGCGCTGGCCGGTCAGGGCCGCGAGAGGCGCGAAGGCACGCGCATGGGGCTCTGGGGTGCGGCACAGGCCATTGCCGCCGGTTTCGGCGGGCTGCTGGGGGCTGGCATGGCCGATCTGCTGCGCCTGAACCTGACCGACACCCAGGCCTTTGGCGCGGTCTTCCTGTTTGAGGCCTGCCTTTTCATCGCCGCCGCTGTCGTGGCCGCCAAGATCATGGACCGCAAGATGCCGTCCGCAACCCTCGTTCCGGGAGAATAG
- a CDS encoding Hint domain-containing protein, translating into MDINRRRRRSVMSYSFYLFNRDAWDDPNGMLRSNDDTGSAAVGDQITLQTPESGQVVTVAGDGIADSRSVAGGLTEDYTISGTSFAAGTFIEMDYGFVVRDSNGIDYFIGKVKVATTIDSLYNGSVMSEGWNPVTQEWVGPPPIGTTFTLISVGNDYPGDFNPWQLFGGGIRNGATTFTPYSNDVRLGDGVTAPVLKTDFFPICFAAGTLIETETGPRLIEELVPGDRIVTCDAGLQTLRWVGRRHIRSDVLSRMPKWWPVRIKAGALGAGLPKRDVMVSPQHRVLIRSRIARRMFDADEVLVAAKDLVGLAGIARADDVMDIVYIHLMFDAHRIVLAEGAAMESFYLGPMVLRSLDFATRNELLELFPEMEKETVAFARPVVTGRPARNLVSRHQRNAQPLVFA; encoded by the coding sequence TTGGATATTAACCGTCGTCGTAGGAGGAGTGTGATGTCCTACAGTTTTTATTTGTTCAACCGCGATGCCTGGGATGATCCAAATGGTATGCTGCGCAGCAATGATGATACGGGCAGCGCTGCTGTGGGGGATCAGATAACGCTCCAGACACCTGAATCGGGGCAGGTCGTGACCGTTGCAGGGGATGGCATTGCCGATTCTCGCTCTGTGGCCGGTGGGCTGACCGAAGATTACACGATCAGCGGGACCAGCTTTGCGGCTGGTACATTCATCGAAATGGATTACGGTTTTGTTGTCCGCGACAGCAACGGCATTGATTATTTCATTGGCAAGGTGAAAGTCGCTACCACCATAGATTCGCTGTATAATGGCAGTGTCATGTCCGAAGGCTGGAACCCGGTCACCCAAGAATGGGTCGGACCGCCGCCGATCGGAACCACCTTTACCCTGATTTCGGTTGGCAACGATTATCCTGGCGACTTCAATCCCTGGCAGCTGTTTGGTGGTGGTATACGCAATGGGGCGACGACATTTACGCCTTATTCAAACGATGTGAGGCTTGGGGATGGCGTGACCGCCCCTGTCCTGAAAACCGACTTTTTCCCGATATGTTTTGCTGCGGGAACCCTGATCGAAACCGAGACCGGCCCGCGCCTGATCGAGGAATTGGTGCCGGGTGATCGCATTGTCACCTGCGATGCGGGGTTGCAGACATTGCGATGGGTCGGTCGGCGGCATATCAGGTCCGACGTCTTGTCCCGCATGCCGAAATGGTGGCCTGTGCGTATCAAGGCCGGGGCGCTTGGCGCAGGCTTGCCAAAGCGCGATGTCATGGTTTCGCCGCAGCATCGCGTCTTGATCCGTTCGCGGATCGCCCGGCGGATGTTCGACGCTGACGAGGTGTTGGTCGCAGCAAAGGATCTGGTCGGCTTGGCGGGTATCGCGCGGGCAGATGATGTCATGGATATCGTCTATATCCATCTGATGTTCGACGCGCATCGGATCGTTCTGGCAGAAGGGGCCGCGATGGAAAGTTTCTATCTTGGACCTATGGTGCTGCGCAGCCTCGATTTCGCCACGCGCAACGAGCTGCTTGAACTGTTTCCAGAGATGGAAAAAGAAACGGTCGCTTTTGCCCGCCCCGTGGTCACCGGTCGGCCTGCGCGCAATCTGGTCTCTCGGCATCAACGCAATGCGCAGCCATTGGTTTTTGCCTAG
- the idi gene encoding isopentenyl-diphosphate Delta-isomerase: MTILIPAWVNGRLQPVEKLEAHQRGLKHKAVSVFVMNRGRVLIQQRALDKYHTPGLWANTCCTHPAWDEDPAACALRRLDEELGITGLYPTHRDQIEYRADVGDGLIEHELVEVYVADAPNNLRIAPNPAEVMATAWVDFYDLSADVTRHPEHYTPWLQIYLRDYQDTIFGDLMRAV, encoded by the coding sequence GTGACGATCCTGATCCCGGCCTGGGTGAATGGCAGGTTGCAACCGGTCGAAAAGCTTGAAGCGCATCAGCGCGGGCTGAAACACAAGGCGGTCAGCGTTTTTGTGATGAACCGCGGGCGGGTGCTGATCCAGCAACGCGCACTGGACAAATACCACACGCCCGGGCTTTGGGCGAATACCTGCTGCACCCATCCCGCATGGGACGAGGATCCCGCCGCCTGCGCGCTGCGCCGCCTGGACGAGGAATTGGGGATCACCGGCCTTTATCCAACACATCGCGACCAGATCGAATATCGCGCCGATGTCGGCGATGGGTTGATCGAACATGAACTGGTCGAGGTCTATGTCGCCGATGCCCCCAACAATCTGCGCATTGCCCCCAACCCTGCCGAGGTGATGGCGACAGCCTGGGTGGATTTCTACGACCTGTCGGCAGATGTGACGCGCCACCCCGAACATTACACGCCTTGGCTGCAAATCTACCTGCGCGATTACCAGGATACGATCTTTGGCGATCTGATGCGCGCGGTCTGA
- a CDS encoding geranylgeranyl diphosphate reductase, whose amino-acid sequence MQYDVIVVGAGPSGATAAEDLARSGHKVAFIDREGRIKPCGGAIPPRLIADFFIPDDQIVAKVNTARMISPTGRQVDIPIENGYVGMVDREHFDAFLRKRAQDAGAHRYAGTFTKITRDADGTHVIYRDKVSGNDMQLSAKLVIGADGARSNVARAEIKDGDKIPYVIAYHEIIEAPAANATYDPLRCDVVYDGRISPDFYGWVFPHGAQASVGMGSMLKSVDVKQATADLRAASGLTDCKTIRREGAPIPLKPLDRWDNGRDVLLAGDAAGVVAPSSGEGIYYAMVGGRVAATAAAACLASGRVKDLQLARKLFMQEHKQVFRVLGAMQNAYYRSDERRERFVSLCHDIDVQKLTFEAYMNKKLVKARPMAHLKIGIKNLAHLTRLVSPLRT is encoded by the coding sequence ATGCAATATGATGTCATCGTCGTGGGCGCAGGGCCTTCCGGGGCCACCGCAGCCGAGGATCTGGCACGGTCCGGGCACAAGGTCGCCTTTATCGACCGCGAAGGGCGGATCAAACCCTGCGGCGGGGCCATTCCACCCCGGCTGATCGCGGATTTCTTCATCCCCGACGACCAGATCGTCGCCAAGGTGAACACTGCACGGATGATCTCGCCCACGGGCCGCCAGGTCGATATCCCGATCGAGAACGGCTATGTCGGCATGGTGGACCGCGAACATTTCGACGCATTCCTGCGCAAACGCGCGCAGGATGCGGGGGCGCATCGCTATGCAGGCACCTTTACCAAGATCACCCGCGACGCGGATGGCACCCATGTCATCTATCGCGACAAGGTCAGCGGCAATGACATGCAACTCAGCGCGAAACTGGTCATCGGGGCCGATGGCGCGCGGTCCAATGTCGCGCGGGCCGAAATCAAGGATGGCGACAAGATCCCCTATGTGATCGCCTATCATGAGATCATCGAGGCCCCCGCCGCCAATGCGACCTATGATCCGCTGCGCTGCGACGTCGTTTATGACGGACGGATTTCGCCCGATTTCTATGGCTGGGTCTTTCCGCATGGCGCGCAGGCCAGTGTCGGCATGGGGTCGATGCTGAAATCCGTCGATGTCAAACAGGCGACAGCCGATCTGCGCGCGGCCTCTGGTCTGACAGATTGCAAGACGATCCGCCGCGAAGGCGCGCCGATCCCGCTGAAACCTCTTGACCGTTGGGACAATGGGCGCGACGTGCTGCTGGCGGGCGATGCGGCAGGTGTCGTGGCGCCATCCTCGGGCGAGGGCATCTATTACGCGATGGTCGGCGGGCGCGTGGCAGCAACGGCGGCGGCGGCCTGTCTTGCCTCTGGCAGGGTCAAGGATTTGCAACTGGCGCGCAAATTGTTCATGCAGGAACATAAACAGGTGTTCCGCGTTCTGGGGGCGATGCAGAATGCCTATTACCGCAGCGACGAACGGCGCGAACGGTTCGTGTCACTGTGTCACGATATCGACGTCCAAAAGCTGACATTCGAGGCTTACATGAACAAGAAACTGGTCAAGGCCCGCCCCATGGCCCATTTGAAAATCGGCATCAAGAACCTCGCGCATCTGACGCGGCTGGTGTCGCCGCTGCGGACGTGA
- a CDS encoding biopolymer transporter ExbB has translation MLIVIGLVGAGLYLGLDQIKAIYLSNPYLNGVILGVFVLGVLSCFNQVFLLMNSVRWIELFARETGGHSFTAAPSLLAPLATLLRSRGARTQISSSSGRSILDSVAQRIDEDREITRYIGNVLIFLGLLGTFYGLATTVPALVETIRSLNPGDGESGADIFGRLQDGLENQLGGMGTAFSSSLLGLAGSLVVGLLELFAGHGQNRFYRELEEWMSTITRVGIDGDDSAGTGGAAATAMVEQMGEVMDTIQLLLAQNEADRAAADSRFQTLAQAMTTLTQVATTHDTSAQLARVADGQAALIQKLEDSGMDGIDAESRMRLRSIDVQLLRLLEELSAGRHESIGALRQDLAALASAIRERG, from the coding sequence ATGTTGATCGTGATCGGGCTTGTCGGGGCGGGGCTGTATCTCGGGCTTGACCAGATCAAGGCGATCTATCTGTCGAATCCCTATCTGAACGGGGTGATCCTGGGCGTTTTCGTGCTGGGGGTATTGTCTTGCTTCAACCAGGTTTTCCTATTGATGAATTCGGTCCGCTGGATCGAGCTTTTCGCGCGCGAAACCGGCGGGCATAGCTTTACCGCTGCGCCCTCGTTACTGGCGCCCTTGGCCACCTTGCTGCGGTCGCGCGGCGCAAGGACACAGATTTCGTCCAGCTCTGGGCGGTCCATCCTCGATTCCGTCGCCCAGCGCATCGACGAAGACCGCGAGATCACGCGCTATATCGGGAATGTGCTGATCTTTCTGGGGCTTCTGGGCACATTCTATGGGCTGGCAACCACCGTTCCGGCATTGGTCGAAACCATCCGGTCGCTGAACCCCGGCGACGGCGAATCCGGTGCCGATATCTTTGGGCGGCTTCAGGACGGGCTGGAAAACCAGCTGGGCGGGATGGGCACGGCCTTTTCCAGCTCTTTGTTGGGGCTTGCGGGGTCGCTGGTCGTCGGTCTGCTAGAACTTTTCGCAGGGCACGGGCAAAACCGGTTCTACCGCGAGCTTGAAGAATGGATGTCCACCATCACCCGCGTCGGGATCGACGGCGATGACAGCGCGGGCACGGGCGGGGCCGCGGCCACGGCCATGGTCGAACAGATGGGCGAAGTGATGGACACGATCCAGCTGCTGCTGGCGCAGAACGAGGCTGACCGCGCCGCCGCCGACAGCCGGTTCCAGACCCTGGCCCAGGCCATGACGACGCTGACACAGGTCGCGACCACGCATGATACATCCGCCCAGCTGGCCCGCGTGGCCGATGGGCAGGCCGCGCTGATCCAGAAACTGGAGGATAGCGGGATGGATGGGATCGATGCCGAAAGCAGGATGCGGCTGCGGTCGATCGATGTGCAATTGCTGCGGCTGCTCGAAGAACTTTCCGCCGGGCGGCATGAAAGCATCGGCGCGTTGCGGCAGGATCTGGCCGCCCTTGCCAGCGCGATCCGGGAAAGAGGCTGA